The sequence TCGGCGAGCCGAGCGTTCGGCCCTCGAACACGCCCGACACGATCTCGACGCGATCTTCTTCTTGGCGCGGGGTCGTGAAGCGGTTCTGTCCCGGGCGCCGGCGATCGAGATCGCGCTGCACGTCGGTCGCATCGAGCGCGAGCCGCGGCGGGCAGCCGTCGACGACCACACCCACGGCGCCGCCGTGCGATTCGCCGAAGGTGCTGATGCGGAACAGCGTGCCGAAGCTCGATGCCATCGGCGCAAGATACGCGCTTCTCGCGCGCGATCACGCGGGCCGAACGCGGCGCAGCAGCACGAGCGTCGCGCCCGCGCCGCCTTCTTCGGGTGGCGCGGTGCAGAAGCACAGCACGAACGCGGCCAGCGGCGGCGCCGTGAGCCAGTCGAGCACGCCCGCCTTCAACACGGGCCCCGCTTCCGAGTGTCGCCCGCGCCCGTGCACGATGCGCGCGCAGCGCTCGCCCGCGCGCATCATCTCGTGCAGCGTGTCGCTCACGAGGCGCTTCGCGGCGGCTGCGTTCTTTCCGTGCAGCTCGATCTCCACGTCGATCGCGACTTCGCCGCGCGCGAGGCGCTTCAAGTGCTTCGCGTCGACACCCGGACCGAGCGCACGCACGCTCTCGCCGGCGATCTCGAGCGAGAAGCCGCTGCGAGCTGCGTCACTCACTTCGCGCAAGCGCTTTGCGCGCCACAGTGCTGAGGCCGAGCCGTGTGAACGCGCCGCGCGTCACCCAGCGGTGCGCGTCGTACTCGCGCCGCGCGATGCGTCCCGGCTTCGCCTCGGCGCGAAAGACGTGGAGCGCCAGCGTGCGGTGCGTGAACTGATGCTGCACCGCGCCGAGAGCCGCGACGCCTGACAACTCGATGCCGAGCTTCTCGCGCAGCGCGCGCTCGAGCGCACTCCGCGGCGGCTCGCCCTTCGCGAGCTCACCGCCGGGCAGATCCCAAAGCCCGCCGAGCAGCCCCTCCGGCGGACGCCGCACCGCGAGCAGCTTCTCGGCGCGCATCACGACGGCGCACACGGCCTCGATGCGCTTCGGCGCCGCCTTCTTCGCCTTCACCGGCAGCGCCTCGGGGTCGCCTGCCGCGAGGCCGCGGCACATCTCGCGCAGCGGACACACCAGGCACTTCGGCGCGCGCGGCGTGCACACGAGCGCACCGAGCTCCATCAGCGCTTGGTTGAGATCGCCGGGCGCGGGTCCGCGTGCGAGCGCCTCGGCCTCTTCCCAAAGGCGCTTCTGCACGCTGGGAGTCGTTACGTCCTCGCGCAGATCGAGCACGCGCGAGAGCACGCGGGCGACGTTGCCGTCGACGATCGGCGCGGGGCGGTCGAACGCGATCGAGGCGACCGCGCCGGCGGTGTAGCGGCCGACGCCGGGCAGCTCGCGCAGCGCTTCGACCTCGCTCGGCAGCTCGCTGGCGTGCTCGCGCACGATCTTCTGCGCGGCGGCGTGCAGGTTGCGAGCGCGGGAGTAGTAACCGAGGCCGCTCCACAGCTGCGTCACGTCGTCGATGTCCGCGCTCGCGAGCGCGTACACGCTGGGGAAGCGCTCGAGGAAGCGCGAGTAGTACGGGATCACCGTCTCGACGCGCGTCTGCTGCAGCATCGTCTCGCTGAGCCAGATCGCGTACGGATCGCGCGTGCGCCGCCACGGCAGATCGCGCTTGTGGCGCCGATACCAAGCCAGCAGCGCGCGGCGCAGCTCGCTCACAGCAGCACCGGCAGCTCGCGCGCGATGCGCAGCTCGCGCGTCGTCACCTGCGCGCCGAGCGCGCGCACGAGCACGCCCTGCGCGGCGGCTTCGCGCAGCGCGCGGCCGTACGCGGCGTCGATGTCGTCCGCGGGCGCCACCGCGTCGCAGTCGCCGCGCTGCACGATGAACAGCAGCACCGCGCTCGCGCCGCGCTTTGCGAGCGCGGCGAGCAGCTCGACGTGCTTGCGCCCGCGCTCCGTCACGGCGTCGGGGAACTCCGCGAGCCCCGCGCGCCGCGACAGCGTGACGCTCTTGACCTCGACCCACGCGTCGGGCTCTCCGCGCTCGTGCTGCGCCAGCGCGAAATCGAGGCGCGCACCGGGAGCGGCTACCGCCTCCGCGCGCAGCTCGCGGTAGCCGCGCAGCTCGGGCAGCGCGCCGCACTCGAGCGCCGCGCGCGCGAGCGGGTTCGCGCGCGCGGTGTTCACCACCACCCAGGCGCCGCGCGCTTCGAGCAGCTCGAGCGAGTGCGCGAGCTTGCGCTTCGGATCCGCGCTCGTGGAGCAGCGCACGCGCGCGCCGGCTTCGAGGAGGCGGAGCATGCTGCCCGGGTTCGCGCAGTGCGCCGTGACGACGTCGCCCGGCGCGCGCTCCACGTCCGCGAAGAAGCGCTTGTAGCGGCGCACGAGCCGCGCCTCGAAGGTGGGCGGAAGCGCGACGCGCGCGCTTGTTATGACTTCGCCGCCGCTGCGGCCGCCGCGGGTGCGGGCGATTCCGCCGCCGGCTCGGGCGCAATGCCGCCCACTTCGTCGATCTTCTCGCGCACCCACTTCGCGTCCCACCACTCGACCGGGTCGACGTACGTGCTCCCGACGAGAATGGCGAAGTGCAGGTGGTCGCCGCCCGCGAGGCCGGTCTTGCCCGAGCGTCCGATGCGCGCGCCCTTCTCGATCAGCTGATCTTCCTGCACGTCGATCTGCGCGAGGTGGCCGTAGAGCGAGGTGAGGCCGAGGCCGTGGTCGAGGATCACGGTGTTGCCGTAGATGCCGAGTGGGCCGGCGAAGAGCACGCGCCCGCGGTTGCCCGCCTCGATCGGCGCGCCGGCAGTGGAGGCGAGGTCGAAGCCATAGTGGATCGCCTCGGAAACCTGCTTTCCCTGATAACTGTAAGTGCGGTGCTCGGCGAACTTGCTCGTGACTTGTGCGTTGCGCATCGGCGCGAACACGCCGTCGAAGAGCCGCTCGCTGCCCGACTTCGCGACGATCTCGCGAATGCGCGCCTCGTTCTTCGCGCGCTCCTCCGTGTTGATCTGCTGAAACGCCGCGACGAGATCGCTGCGGTCGTAGCCGAGCTCGTCGGCGAGCTCGGGAATCTTCGCGTCCATGAAGTTCGGCCCGAGCTCGATCGGCGTGTCGGCGAACGCGGCGTCCTTGATGTCGGTCGACCAGCCCACCGCCGCGCGGTTGCCCGCGCGATCCTCCGCGATCACGCGCGGCCCCGCGTCGGGCCCCTGATCGCGCGCGATCGCGAACAGCGCGATGCGGTCCGTCGGCGCGCCGCCCTTGCGCGGCCAGCCGCGATACGTGCGATCGCCCACCTCGACGCCGTCGCTCACCGCGTCGTCCGTGACGGAGTAGTAAACCGCGCCGCTGCCGGTGCGCTTCAGGTACGTGATGCCGTTCGAGATCGCGACGCGGGGTGGGCGCAGATCGACGCGCACCGGGATCTCGAGCGTCGCCGCGTTGCCCTTCAGCATTCCGCGCAGCGACCAGTCGCGCGCCTCGACCACGAGGAATGCGTCGCCTTCCTTCAGGCCGAGCTCCTTCGCATCGAGCGTGAGCGCGAGCGCCGCTGCCTCGCGCGGCTCGGCGCCGCCCCGTAACAACCCGCCCGCCACGTCGATCGCGCCAAGCTCGCGCTCGCCCTCGGCGCTGCGCAGCACCGCGCGCAGGCTGCGCACGCCCGAGCCCGCGTCCTCCGCGCGCACCTCGAGCACCTTCGCCGCGCGGCCGAGGTCGACGCCTTCGGGCGCCGTAATCACCGGCGCCGCGCCTTCCCCGCGAATCCACCCGAACACTCCGCTGCCCGCGAGCAGCAGCAAGAGCACGATCAACACGATGCGTCCCACGACCCACCCCCACCCGGCGCGCAACGTACGGACCGGCTCGGCGCGTCGCGAGCGTTCTTTTCGAGTCTGATCCCCGCGCTCGCCCGCGACTCCGTTCGCACTTCGCTTCTCTCGCGATCGACATCGAGGCGGCGCGTCATCCGACACCACCGACCGCCGTCGCGGTTCGCGCTGCCGGGTGGCTGCGTTTTGCCGCCGCGGCGCGTTGACTCCCCACGGCCCCTAACCGATCTTGCGCGCCTTCTTTCGCCCGCCGGGCGCACAGCGAGGTTCCCCATGTCCCTGCGCAAGCTCATCCTGATCCGCCACGGCGAGACCGACGGCCAATCGAGCGTCCGTTACTACGGCGCCACCGATGTCGACCTGTCGGCCGAGGGCCGCGAGCAGATGCGCCAAGTCGCCGGTGTGCTGCGTCACCAAGCGATCGAGCTGTGGGTCGCGTCGAGCCTGCAGCGCTCGTGGAAGGGCGCGCAGC comes from Deltaproteobacteria bacterium and encodes:
- a CDS encoding Smr/MutS family protein, whose product is MSDAARSGFSLEIAGESVRALGPGVDAKHLKRLARGEVAIDVEIELHGKNAAAAKRLVSDTLHEMMRAGERCARIVHGRGRHSEAGPVLKAGVLDWLTAPPLAAFVLCFCTAPPEEGGAGATLVLLRRVRPA
- the mutY gene encoding A/G-specific adenine glycosylase, with protein sequence MSELRRALLAWYRRHKRDLPWRRTRDPYAIWLSETMLQQTRVETVIPYYSRFLERFPSVYALASADIDDVTQLWSGLGYYSRARNLHAAAQKIVREHASELPSEVEALRELPGVGRYTAGAVASIAFDRPAPIVDGNVARVLSRVLDLREDVTTPSVQKRLWEEAEALARGPAPGDLNQALMELGALVCTPRAPKCLVCPLREMCRGLAAGDPEALPVKAKKAAPKRIEAVCAVVMRAEKLLAVRRPPEGLLGGLWDLPGGELAKGEPPRSALERALREKLGIELSGVAALGAVQHQFTHRTLALHVFRAEAKPGRIARREYDAHRWVTRGAFTRLGLSTVARKALARSE
- the sfsA gene encoding DNA/RNA nuclease SfsA, whose product is MTSARVALPPTFEARLVRRYKRFFADVERAPGDVVTAHCANPGSMLRLLEAGARVRCSTSADPKRKLAHSLELLEARGAWVVVNTARANPLARAALECGALPELRGYRELRAEAVAAPGARLDFALAQHERGEPDAWVEVKSVTLSRRAGLAEFPDAVTERGRKHVELLAALAKRGASAVLLFIVQRGDCDAVAPADDIDAAYGRALREAAAQGVLVRALGAQVTTRELRIARELPVLL
- a CDS encoding M23 family metallopeptidase, whose amino-acid sequence is MGRIVLIVLLLLLAGSGVFGWIRGEGAAPVITAPEGVDLGRAAKVLEVRAEDAGSGVRSLRAVLRSAEGERELGAIDVAGGLLRGGAEPREAAALALTLDAKELGLKEGDAFLVVEARDWSLRGMLKGNAATLEIPVRVDLRPPRVAISNGITYLKRTGSGAVYYSVTDDAVSDGVEVGDRTYRGWPRKGGAPTDRIALFAIARDQGPDAGPRVIAEDRAGNRAAVGWSTDIKDAAFADTPIELGPNFMDAKIPELADELGYDRSDLVAAFQQINTEERAKNEARIREIVAKSGSERLFDGVFAPMRNAQVTSKFAEHRTYSYQGKQVSEAIHYGFDLASTAGAPIEAGNRGRVLFAGPLGIYGNTVILDHGLGLTSLYGHLAQIDVQEDQLIEKGARIGRSGKTGLAGGDHLHFAILVGSTYVDPVEWWDAKWVREKIDEVGGIAPEPAAESPAPAAAAAAAKS